Proteins from a single region of Dyadobacter fanqingshengii:
- a CDS encoding DUF1328 family protein codes for MLKWTVIFLIVAIIAGVLGFGGIAAGAAGIAKILFFVFLVLFVLSLISRGVGRS; via the coding sequence ATGCTTAAATGGACTGTAATTTTTCTAATAGTGGCTATTATAGCCGGAGTGCTTGGTTTCGGTGGAATCGCTGCCGGAGCGGCTGGAATTGCTAAAATTCTATTCTTCGTATTCCTCGTACTATTTGTGTTAAGCTTAATCAGCCGTGGTGTCGGGCGATCCTGA
- a CDS encoding M1 family metallopeptidase → MKLKFVVLLLTAFSLQVSAQSDRWQQRVKYQMEVDFDATKHQYKGKQKLVYSNNSPDTLHKVFYHLYLNAFQPGSQMDVRSRTISDPDPRVKDRISKLSPSEIGYEKVLSLKHNGKAVKYEVVGTILEVTLTEKIFPKTQHTFEMEFEAQVPVQIRRTGRDNSEGIDYSMAQWYPKMSEYDYEGWHANPYIGREFYGVWGDFDVKLTIDASYVVAATGYLQNPDKIGHGYSQTEVKHKPGEKLTWHFIAPEVHDFMWAADRDYKHDVVKVDDNLDMHFFYQTDTLANVWKEMEPLAVRCFKIMNEKFGRYPYKQYSVIQGGDGGMEYAMATLITGRLNLGGLVSVTVHESIHSWFQQILGTNESKYAWMDEGFTTYAQNIVMAELFPSRLDAQRGSTTSYRNLVKSGLEEPLTTHADHYNTNRAYSIASYSKGAVFLNQLGYIIGKQKLESGMKRYFDEWKFKHPNPNDLKRIMEKESGLELDWYWEDFVGTTKTIDYGIKEVVANATKTTVVLEKIGQIPMPLDVVVSYKDGSQENFNVPLELMRGEKSEALYSKTTYLNDWAWTYPEYSFSIDRNLADIERIVIDPSQRMADINPDNNTYPSISRELPRFKAEKVR, encoded by the coding sequence ATGAAGTTGAAATTTGTAGTGTTGTTACTGACTGCTTTCAGTTTGCAGGTTTCAGCACAAAGTGATCGTTGGCAGCAGCGCGTGAAGTATCAGATGGAGGTTGATTTTGACGCTACGAAGCATCAGTACAAAGGAAAACAAAAGCTGGTTTACAGCAACAATTCCCCGGACACGCTCCACAAAGTCTTTTATCATTTATATCTCAATGCATTCCAGCCCGGCAGCCAGATGGACGTTCGTTCCAGAACGATCAGCGATCCGGACCCGCGCGTGAAAGACCGCATTTCCAAACTGAGCCCTTCCGAAATTGGCTATGAAAAAGTGCTTTCCTTAAAGCATAATGGTAAAGCGGTAAAATATGAAGTGGTCGGAACGATCCTCGAAGTGACCCTAACCGAAAAGATCTTTCCCAAAACGCAGCACACATTCGAAATGGAATTTGAAGCGCAGGTTCCTGTTCAGATCCGTCGCACAGGTCGCGATAATTCTGAGGGAATTGATTATTCCATGGCGCAATGGTATCCCAAAATGAGCGAATACGATTATGAAGGATGGCATGCTAACCCATATATAGGAAGGGAATTTTACGGCGTATGGGGTGATTTTGATGTAAAACTGACTATCGATGCTTCCTATGTCGTAGCTGCAACCGGCTATCTGCAAAATCCCGATAAAATCGGTCATGGTTATTCTCAAACGGAAGTGAAACATAAGCCCGGCGAAAAATTAACCTGGCATTTCATCGCACCAGAAGTGCATGATTTCATGTGGGCGGCCGATCGCGATTACAAGCACGACGTGGTGAAAGTAGACGATAATCTGGATATGCACTTTTTTTATCAGACCGACACATTGGCGAATGTCTGGAAAGAAATGGAGCCACTTGCCGTGCGTTGTTTCAAAATCATGAACGAGAAATTCGGGCGTTATCCTTACAAGCAATATTCGGTTATCCAGGGCGGTGATGGCGGAATGGAGTATGCAATGGCAACATTGATTACGGGCCGTCTGAATCTCGGCGGATTGGTTAGCGTAACTGTCCACGAATCGATTCACAGCTGGTTTCAGCAGATTTTAGGGACAAATGAATCCAAATATGCGTGGATGGACGAAGGTTTCACAACCTACGCACAAAATATTGTGATGGCCGAATTGTTTCCGTCCAGGCTCGATGCGCAGCGCGGAAGCACAACCAGTTACCGAAATCTTGTTAAATCTGGCCTGGAAGAGCCATTAACAACGCATGCCGATCATTATAATACCAACCGCGCTTACAGCATTGCCAGTTATTCCAAAGGCGCAGTTTTCCTGAACCAGCTTGGCTACATTATCGGAAAGCAAAAGCTGGAAAGCGGCATGAAACGCTATTTCGATGAGTGGAAATTCAAACACCCGAATCCTAATGATCTGAAACGGATCATGGAAAAGGAATCTGGGCTGGAGTTGGATTGGTATTGGGAAGATTTTGTAGGAACAACCAAAACCATAGATTACGGCATTAAAGAAGTTGTGGCGAATGCCACTAAAACCACGGTTGTTTTGGAAAAAATAGGCCAAATACCGATGCCGCTTGACGTGGTGGTAAGCTATAAAGACGGGAGCCAGGAGAACTTCAACGTTCCACTGGAACTCATGCGTGGAGAAAAATCCGAAGCACTATATTCTAAAACTACGTATCTGAACGACTGGGCCTGGACTTATCCTGAATATTCCTTCTCCATAGATAGGAATCTGGCTGACATTGAAAGAATCGTAATAGATCCAAGCCAGAGAATGGCCGACATTAATCCTGATAACAACACCTATCCGTCGATATCCAGGGAATTGCCGCGGTTTAAGGCGGAGAAGGTGCGTTAA
- a CDS encoding DUF5686 and carboxypeptidase regulatory-like domain-containing protein — MRVALLLFIVFGLQSQLIAGGIKGRITTAKGEALAYAGVAVKGTSNGTMANEEGEYEFTLAPGSYEIIFQFLGFKSISKNVTVGNDFTEMNVVLEEQALNLREATIGKGKEDPAYSIMRRAIAKARFHQLQVRGYTAKVYSRSTALPTKIPYLVEKRLKKEGVQEGKAILNESVAEIKYRRPASYTQKIVSTRNSLDNSIPSPNEYILASLYSPEIAGTISPLSPKAFAYYRFEYEGYFEDQGQLVNKIKVIPRAYGEGVFKGSLFILEDRWAIHSYDLQTTTSGLNISAKQIFSPVQNVWIPVNQQFRINGSYLGFAGEFKYLVSLTYQKLDIDPGLKEDIVIADHKKDHVAKETSRKENLEKLIQDQKQFSTKNFRKLTKEYEKEQKKERKMDGGSDRLVRQDSIIIDTMANKRDTTYWQALRPIPLTKSEVTSYVLQDSIKVVKDSIREKRKPDSLAFKPLHLLTGNTYSLGDRKTFYFKSPLLSISYNTVEGNAINILTQWEKKWGKSYRFNISPLVRYSFGRKRVYGNLTTNIGNDKWNLMLSGGEMASQINNNNPIPPLPNSIGARFFDRNFMKLYQKQFGRAEFALSNIADILSFNAGLEFEHRKELFNQESARPIFFWNQYYYTPNRPENRELQNTGFPIHNATILDLTATVRPWRRYLIRNGEKRYLRSKGPSFSVNYKTGLAFAGDVDYSMLQGSMRQNLSLGPRSNLEYYVNGGGFLSTKQMYFPDYRHFMGNEFFFQYAYPPDQFRMLQYYRYSTSSWFFQAHAIWTSQRFALTRIEALRITGISETLQLHYLRVPTIRNYTEAVYGIDDILRVIRLEAVAQFHGSHFKGMGWRVGTSIKFGR, encoded by the coding sequence ATGCGCGTCGCGTTGCTACTCTTCATTGTTTTTGGTTTACAGTCGCAGTTAATCGCAGGCGGGATAAAGGGCCGTATTACAACGGCCAAGGGTGAAGCGCTTGCTTACGCAGGCGTTGCAGTTAAGGGAACGAGTAACGGGACAATGGCCAATGAAGAAGGAGAATACGAATTCACCTTAGCGCCAGGATCTTACGAAATTATCTTCCAGTTTTTGGGTTTCAAAAGCATTTCCAAAAATGTAACGGTCGGCAACGACTTTACTGAAATGAATGTCGTGCTTGAAGAGCAGGCGCTCAATCTCCGCGAAGCGACCATTGGAAAAGGAAAGGAAGATCCTGCATATAGCATTATGCGACGGGCGATTGCCAAAGCGCGTTTTCACCAACTCCAAGTTCGTGGTTATACAGCCAAGGTTTATTCAAGAAGCACTGCATTACCCACGAAAATTCCATATCTCGTTGAAAAAAGATTGAAGAAAGAAGGCGTTCAGGAAGGGAAAGCCATTCTGAATGAGAGTGTTGCTGAAATAAAATACCGCAGGCCCGCGAGTTATACGCAAAAGATCGTTTCTACGCGTAACAGTCTAGATAACAGTATTCCTTCTCCCAATGAATACATTCTGGCGAGCCTATACAGTCCGGAAATTGCCGGCACCATTTCGCCGCTTTCACCCAAAGCATTTGCTTATTACCGGTTTGAATATGAAGGTTATTTTGAGGATCAGGGTCAATTGGTCAACAAAATAAAAGTGATTCCGCGCGCCTATGGCGAAGGTGTTTTTAAAGGAAGCCTTTTTATTCTGGAAGATCGCTGGGCGATTCATAGTTACGATCTGCAAACAACCACAAGCGGTCTGAACATTTCAGCAAAGCAAATTTTTAGTCCGGTTCAAAATGTGTGGATCCCCGTTAATCAGCAGTTTCGCATTAATGGAAGTTATCTTGGCTTTGCCGGGGAATTCAAATATCTGGTTTCATTGACATATCAAAAACTGGACATTGACCCTGGATTGAAAGAGGACATTGTCATTGCGGATCATAAAAAAGATCATGTTGCAAAGGAAACAAGCCGGAAGGAAAACCTGGAAAAGCTGATCCAGGATCAAAAGCAATTCTCCACCAAAAATTTCCGAAAACTCACCAAAGAATACGAAAAAGAGCAGAAAAAGGAACGTAAAATGGATGGAGGCAGCGACCGATTGGTGCGGCAGGATTCCATTATTATTGATACAATGGCCAACAAGAGGGACACTACTTACTGGCAAGCGCTCCGCCCTATCCCGCTCACAAAGTCAGAAGTGACCAGTTATGTGCTGCAAGACAGCATTAAAGTCGTGAAAGATTCAATTCGCGAAAAACGGAAACCTGATTCGCTGGCATTTAAGCCGTTGCATTTGTTGACGGGAAATACATATTCACTGGGAGACAGAAAAACATTCTATTTCAAAAGTCCGCTCCTATCCATTAGTTACAACACCGTGGAAGGAAATGCAATCAACATTCTTACCCAGTGGGAAAAAAAATGGGGCAAATCGTATCGGTTTAACATTAGTCCGCTTGTGCGCTATTCGTTTGGACGCAAAAGGGTTTACGGAAACCTTACCACCAACATTGGCAATGATAAATGGAACCTGATGCTATCGGGCGGAGAAATGGCGAGTCAGATCAACAATAACAACCCTATCCCACCGCTTCCCAACAGCATTGGCGCCAGATTTTTTGATCGCAATTTCATGAAGCTGTATCAAAAGCAGTTTGGTCGGGCTGAATTCGCGCTAAGTAACATTGCTGATATCCTTAGTTTCAATGCAGGTTTGGAATTCGAGCATAGGAAAGAGCTTTTCAATCAGGAAAGCGCGCGTCCTATCTTTTTTTGGAACCAATATTATTACACGCCAAACCGACCTGAAAACAGGGAATTGCAAAACACAGGCTTCCCAATCCACAACGCAACGATTTTAGATCTTACCGCCACGGTCAGACCATGGAGGCGATATCTGATCAGAAATGGCGAAAAGCGCTATTTGAGAAGCAAAGGACCATCATTTAGTGTGAATTACAAGACCGGGCTCGCGTTTGCAGGAGATGTGGATTACTCGATGTTGCAGGGGAGCATGCGTCAGAATCTAAGCCTCGGACCGCGGAGCAATCTTGAATATTATGTAAACGGAGGCGGATTTCTGAGCACGAAACAAATGTATTTTCCTGATTACAGGCATTTTATGGGCAATGAGTTCTTTTTCCAATATGCATATCCCCCGGACCAGTTTCGGATGCTGCAATACTATCGTTACAGCACCTCATCGTGGTTTTTTCAAGCACACGCCATCTGGACGTCACAACGATTTGCGCTTACCCGTATAGAAGCATTGCGGATTACCGGCATTTCAGAAACGCTGCAATTGCATTATCTGAGAGTACCAACAATCCGCAATTATACGGAGGCAGTTTATGGGATCGACGACATTCTGCGCGTTATCCGCCTGGAAGCTGTCGCCCAATTCCACGGCAGCCACTTTAAAGGAATGGGCTGGCGCGTGGGGACTTCTATAAAATTTGGAAGGTAG
- a CDS encoding DsbA family oxidoreductase, whose translation MKVEIWSDVMCPFCYIGKRKFEKALEQFPQKEKIQVEWKSFQLNPAMKTEPGKTINDYLAEVKGWSPEYAAQMNDHVSAIAAEVGLEYNMDKAVVANSFDAHRFVQYAKTKGKGDDAEEQLFKAYFTDGKNTADHETLLDLGSQIGLDTNELKAVLDGSKFSDEVRKDIYEAQQVGARGVPFFVLDRKYAVSGAQQPETFLGALEKSFGEWEQANPEPLVSLADGPNCTVDGQCD comes from the coding sequence ATGAAAGTTGAGATATGGAGTGATGTCATGTGTCCTTTTTGCTACATAGGCAAACGGAAATTTGAAAAAGCATTGGAACAATTTCCTCAGAAAGAAAAAATCCAGGTGGAATGGAAAAGTTTCCAGCTCAACCCTGCCATGAAAACGGAGCCTGGAAAAACCATTAATGATTATCTGGCAGAAGTGAAAGGCTGGTCTCCTGAATATGCTGCACAAATGAATGATCATGTGAGCGCTATTGCAGCCGAAGTGGGGCTGGAATACAACATGGACAAAGCCGTGGTTGCCAATTCGTTTGATGCACACCGTTTCGTGCAATATGCGAAAACAAAGGGCAAAGGCGATGATGCGGAAGAACAATTGTTCAAAGCATATTTTACCGACGGCAAAAATACCGCGGATCACGAGACATTGCTGGATTTGGGTTCTCAAATTGGGCTTGATACGAACGAATTGAAAGCGGTTTTGGATGGATCAAAATTCAGTGACGAGGTTAGAAAAGATATATATGAAGCCCAGCAGGTTGGTGCGCGTGGTGTTCCATTCTTTGTTTTGGATCGAAAATATGCCGTATCAGGCGCCCAGCAGCCGGAAACATTTCTAGGCGCTTTGGAAAAATCATTCGGTGAATGGGAGCAAGCAAACCCTGAACCATTGGTTTCCCTCGCCGACGGCCCGAATTGCACGGTCGACGGGCAATGTGATTAG
- a CDS encoding NAD(P)H-dependent oxidoreductase, which translates to MNNLIEDLNWRYAAKRLNGQAVPQEKLNTILEAIKLSPSSAGLQPYNIVVISDQETKNRIFREAAPQPQIPDASHLLVFAAWDKITAAQISEYMNLIATTRGITVESLSKFQENVTNSVQARSEEGNFNWAARQAYIALGHALVAAATEHVDATPMEGFNNAKLDEILGLGEKGLKSVVIMTLGYRDSENDGLSKAKKVRRSHEELFISI; encoded by the coding sequence ATGAATAACCTAATAGAAGACCTGAACTGGAGATATGCTGCTAAAAGATTGAATGGACAGGCAGTTCCACAAGAAAAATTGAATACTATCTTGGAAGCCATCAAGTTATCACCCTCTTCTGCTGGCTTGCAACCGTATAATATCGTCGTGATCAGTGATCAGGAAACGAAAAATAGGATTTTCAGAGAAGCTGCTCCGCAGCCACAGATCCCGGATGCATCGCATTTGCTTGTTTTTGCAGCCTGGGATAAAATCACGGCCGCGCAAATCAGCGAATATATGAACCTGATTGCAACAACCCGTGGTATTACTGTGGAATCGTTGTCGAAATTTCAGGAGAATGTAACCAACAGCGTCCAGGCCCGGTCGGAGGAAGGAAATTTTAACTGGGCAGCGCGTCAGGCGTACATTGCACTTGGACACGCATTGGTTGCAGCAGCTACGGAACACGTGGATGCGACGCCGATGGAAGGTTTTAATAATGCTAAATTGGACGAGATTTTAGGCCTGGGCGAAAAAGGTTTGAAAAGTGTTGTGATCATGACATTGGGTTACCGCGACAGTGAGAATGATGGATTGTCCAAAGCAAAAAAGGTAAGAAGGTCCCACGAAGAGCTTTTTATTTCCATTTGA
- a CDS encoding winged helix-turn-helix transcriptional regulator produces the protein METAEIEIAAKKATHTYGECTKSILPVRDALEVLSGKWKLPIIISLIFGNKRFSQIAKEIPGITDKMLSKELRDLEANCLVKRTVYDSIPVVVEYTLTDYGHTLKPVIEVLRNWGEAHRNRIMSL, from the coding sequence ATGGAAACAGCAGAAATAGAAATTGCAGCAAAAAAGGCCACTCATACTTACGGAGAATGCACAAAAAGCATCCTTCCAGTCCGCGACGCATTGGAAGTTTTAAGCGGAAAGTGGAAGTTGCCCATCATCATCTCCCTGATCTTCGGAAATAAACGCTTTTCCCAGATCGCCAAAGAAATCCCCGGCATCACCGATAAAATGTTATCTAAAGAACTAAGAGATCTGGAAGCGAATTGTCTTGTCAAGAGGACAGTATACGATTCGATTCCTGTGGTTGTGGAATATACATTAACAGATTACGGCCACACATTGAAGCCTGTTATTGAAGTGCTTAGGAATTGGGGCGAGGCACATAGGAATCGGATAATGAGTTTGTAG
- a CDS encoding putative toxin-antitoxin system toxin component, PIN family — translation MNVLFRTKFDKYFTIGEREELADKFLSLFLYEVVDVVVSDCRDPKDNMFLELAVASKASCIISGDPDLLVLHPFRGIPIINAASFLQGF, via the coding sequence TTGAATGTTCTGTTCCGCACAAAATTTGACAAATATTTCACAATAGGTGAGAGGGAGGAACTTGCCGATAAATTCCTCTCTTTGTTCCTGTACGAAGTTGTGGATGTTGTTGTCTCAGACTGCCGAGATCCCAAAGACAACATGTTCTTGGAGTTAGCCGTCGCTTCCAAGGCGTCCTGCATTATATCCGGCGATCCTGACTTATTGGTGCTTCATCCGTTCAGAGGAATTCCAATTATCAACGCGGCTAGTTTTTTGCAGGGGTTTTAA
- a CDS encoding gliding motility-associated C-terminal domain-containing protein yields MFNRGFRIFIVILFFVLICKEGIAKNIIGGYLQMKTVDQTIGRYIISLKLHIDETNGSFSDNEVNVRMIKKSNGSEVESFKLVRTSSQKISYDKSICIGPVEINTIYANYEISVSIYPPSYSDPEGYYLEWTDCCRSPNIANIEHPENYTTTLRTLFPPIMYNNYPFHNSTPAINELTEFFICFQQPFTQRILASDSEGDKLKYSLVNLSGHHSSTNSPLEWKQDYSAANAIPGNPALTINSETGLLTVTPREYGYFTFAVCVEEFRGGRRLGAAIREYALFVLGCSPETMDRNVYLNNAIVSNATICSKDRITLTAKTNTDLRYQWMRNGKVIPGATSSSLEITQEGDYSFNIYRSGNCVNTVESKKVHVTGANSSFKLEKHGTSTSCEQPSETVLVGPKDLRYSYNWFKNSSLLTNKSNSLTVSEPGNYWAIVESPACKLLSDTIAIEQSSNSNVKVEIEPILPVCGNDDKPIPLVGSPVGGVFQGPGIVDGVFYPKQAGVGVHELIYTISLTAPCPSLVAKQTVQVQDSPKFDLSEEICVTNGVGFRIGIKDSSGLHYEWLPRDGLNESSISMPLVTTDIDRLYTLTVSNAHGCKTSKEIKVKICSKFFIPDAFTPNRDGINDTWELKGIDKYPDAEVTIYNRWGNIIFHSKGYPKPFDGSSNQPGVYPYKVKLDNVIPPKTGTLMLIR; encoded by the coding sequence ATGTTTAATAGGGGCTTCAGAATTTTCATTGTTATACTTTTCTTCGTATTAATCTGCAAAGAGGGCATTGCCAAGAACATTATCGGCGGTTATTTGCAGATGAAAACAGTCGATCAGACTATTGGAAGATACATAATTTCGTTAAAGCTGCATATCGACGAAACGAACGGCTCATTCTCAGATAATGAAGTGAATGTTAGGATGATTAAGAAAAGTAACGGTTCTGAGGTTGAATCATTTAAGCTTGTGAGAACTTCTAGCCAGAAGATAAGTTATGACAAGTCTATTTGCATTGGTCCTGTGGAAATAAATACAATTTATGCAAATTATGAAATTAGTGTTTCAATTTATCCGCCATCTTATTCTGACCCCGAGGGTTATTATCTTGAGTGGACAGATTGTTGCCGATCACCAAATATCGCCAATATCGAGCATCCTGAAAATTATACCACTACGCTCAGGACTCTGTTCCCGCCAATCATGTATAATAACTATCCCTTTCACAATTCAACCCCCGCAATAAACGAGCTGACGGAGTTTTTCATCTGTTTTCAACAGCCTTTCACGCAGAGAATTTTAGCTAGTGATTCAGAAGGAGACAAACTTAAATATTCATTAGTTAACCTCTCAGGTCATCATTCAAGCACAAATTCTCCACTGGAGTGGAAGCAAGATTATAGTGCAGCAAATGCAATACCTGGTAATCCGGCGCTTACCATAAATTCAGAGACAGGATTACTGACCGTGACTCCGAGGGAATATGGTTATTTTACCTTTGCAGTTTGCGTTGAGGAATTTCGTGGTGGTCGGCGATTAGGTGCTGCTATTCGTGAATACGCGTTATTTGTACTTGGTTGCTCTCCAGAAACAATGGACAGAAATGTTTATTTGAACAACGCAATCGTTTCTAATGCAACAATTTGTTCAAAAGATAGGATAACTCTAACTGCAAAGACAAATACTGACTTGCGTTATCAGTGGATGCGCAATGGTAAGGTGATCCCAGGTGCCACAAGTAGTAGCCTGGAAATAACTCAGGAGGGAGATTACAGTTTCAACATATACAGATCAGGAAATTGTGTGAATACAGTTGAATCGAAGAAAGTTCATGTAACTGGTGCCAACTCATCATTCAAACTTGAAAAACACGGCACGTCCACCTCTTGCGAACAGCCAAGCGAAACAGTCCTTGTAGGTCCAAAAGATCTGCGCTATTCTTACAACTGGTTTAAAAATAGCAGTTTGCTCACTAATAAAAGCAATTCATTAACAGTTTCGGAGCCAGGTAATTATTGGGCTATTGTCGAATCACCAGCGTGCAAGTTGCTTTCAGATACAATCGCAATAGAACAATCATCCAACTCGAATGTAAAGGTTGAAATAGAACCGATTCTGCCCGTTTGCGGAAATGATGACAAGCCCATTCCATTAGTTGGTTCTCCTGTTGGCGGAGTTTTTCAAGGACCAGGCATCGTTGATGGTGTTTTTTATCCAAAACAAGCTGGCGTTGGTGTACATGAATTGATTTATACTATTTCTCTAACAGCGCCCTGTCCCAGCTTGGTCGCTAAGCAAACGGTTCAAGTTCAAGACTCTCCAAAGTTTGATCTTTCGGAAGAAATTTGCGTCACTAATGGGGTAGGCTTTAGAATTGGTATTAAAGATTCCTCTGGTTTGCATTATGAGTGGCTTCCACGGGACGGATTAAATGAGTCATCGATTTCAATGCCTTTGGTTACAACGGATATTGACCGTTTGTACACTTTGACTGTTAGCAATGCGCATGGATGTAAAACATCAAAAGAAATTAAAGTAAAAATTTGTAGTAAATTTTTTATTCCGGACGCATTTACACCAAATCGTGATGGGATCAATGATACTTGGGAATTAAAGGGAATTGACAAATACCCCGATGCGGAGGTGACAATTTATAATCGTTGGGGCAACATAATTTTTCACTCAAAAGGTTATCCAAAACCATTCGACGGAAGTTCGAATCAACCGGGTGTTTATCCCTATAAGGTGAAATTAGATAATGTAATTCCTCCTAAAACTGGGACATTGATGTTGATTCGCTAA
- the fbaA gene encoding class II fructose-bisphosphate aldolase has protein sequence MSETTKRFAPGVVTGDGVSEIFRHANENNYALPAVNVVGTNSVNAVLETAKAVNSPVIIQFSNGGAIFYAGKSLSNTDQKAAIAGGVSGAMHVHQMAALYGIPVILHTDHCAKKLLPWIDGLLEAGERHFDQHGIPLYSSHMLDLSEEPIEENIEISAKYFERMAKIGMTLEIELGVTGGEEDGVDNSDVDSSKLYTQPEEVAYAYEELSKISPNFTIAAAFGNVHGVYKPGNVKLEPKILRNSQQFIQEKFGTAELPVNFVFHGGSGSSREEIREAIEYGAIKMNIDTDMQWSTWEGLLKYYKENEGFLQTQLGNPNGPDSPNKKYYDPRVWLRKGEESMIQRLKLAFEDLNCINQLG, from the coding sequence ATGAGCGAAACTACAAAACGCTTTGCGCCCGGTGTTGTAACCGGTGACGGAGTTAGCGAAATTTTCCGCCACGCCAACGAAAATAACTATGCCCTTCCGGCGGTTAACGTGGTAGGAACCAACTCAGTAAATGCAGTTCTTGAAACTGCCAAAGCGGTTAATAGCCCCGTTATCATTCAGTTTTCAAATGGCGGAGCGATATTTTATGCTGGAAAAAGTCTTTCTAACACCGATCAGAAAGCTGCAATCGCAGGTGGCGTTTCCGGCGCGATGCACGTGCACCAGATGGCAGCACTTTACGGCATTCCGGTAATTTTGCATACTGACCATTGCGCAAAAAAATTGCTTCCATGGATCGACGGTCTTCTTGAAGCAGGCGAGCGTCATTTCGACCAACATGGTATCCCATTGTACAGCTCTCACATGCTGGACCTTTCGGAAGAGCCAATTGAAGAAAACATTGAAATTTCAGCGAAATACTTCGAGCGCATGGCGAAAATCGGCATGACACTTGAAATTGAACTGGGTGTAACGGGTGGCGAGGAAGATGGCGTTGACAACAGCGACGTAGACAGCTCAAAATTGTACACACAGCCAGAAGAGGTTGCTTACGCATACGAAGAGCTTTCCAAAATCTCTCCAAACTTCACCATTGCAGCAGCGTTCGGCAATGTTCATGGTGTTTACAAGCCGGGAAATGTGAAGCTTGAACCAAAAATCCTTCGCAACTCTCAGCAATTTATCCAAGAAAAATTCGGAACGGCTGAATTGCCCGTTAACTTCGTATTCCACGGAGGATCAGGCTCTTCCCGCGAAGAAATCCGCGAAGCCATCGAATACGGAGCGATCAAAATGAACATCGACACCGATATGCAATGGTCAACCTGGGAAGGGCTTCTGAAATATTACAAAGAAAACGAAGGCTTCTTGCAGACTCAATTGGGTAACCCAAATGGCCCTGATTCGCCAAACAAAAAATATTACGACCCCCGCGTATGGCTACGCAAAGGCGAAGAAAGCATGATCCAACGCTTGAAACTGGCGTTTGAAGATTTGAACTGCATTAACCAGCTGGGATGA